GAGCCCTTTAGCCGCTAAAAATTGCGGGGGGCGGCCGTGATCGCAAAGCACGTTTCCATGAAGACGGTGCAGAAGAGTGACTTCGCCGGTCTGGTGAAGTACATCACCGACGAACAGGCGAAGAACGAGCGCGTAGGCTACGTGGCTGTCACGAACTGCCACACAGACCGGCCCGAAGTGGCGATCACCGAAGTCCTCAACACCCAGGCGCAAAACACCCGGTCGGGGGCCGACAAGACGTATCACCTGATCGTCAGTTTCCGGCCAGGCGAGCAACCCGACGACGCGACCTTGAAGGCCATCGAGGCGCGGATATGCGAAGGGCTGGGGTTTGGCGAGCATCAGCGCGTCAGTGCCGTTCACCACGACACCGACAACCTGCACATTCACATCGCCATCAACAAGATTCACCCAACGCGCTACACGATCCTGGAGCCATTCAACGCTTATCACACGCTCGGGCAGCTCTGCGAAAAGCTCGAACGCGAATACGGTCTGGAGCGCGACAACCACCAGGGGAACAAGCTGGTATCGGAAGGCCGCGCCCAAGACATGGAGCGGCATGCAGGCGTTGAAAGCCTGCAGGGCTGGGTCAAGCGCGAATGCGCCGCAGACATGCAGGCCGCGCAGTCGTGGGAGGCTCTGCACCAGGTCATGCGGGACAACGGCCTGGAGCTGCGCGAGCGCGGCAATGGGTTCGTGATCCAAGCCGCTGACGGCCTTGCCGTCAAGGCCAGTTCCATCGGCCGCGAATTCTCCAAGGCCAAGCTGGAAGAAAGGCTGGGCACCTTCGAGCCATCGGCCGAGCACGTGGAGCGCGCAGCGCAGAAGCCGCGCAAACAGTACGACAAGAAGCCGGTGCGGTCCCGTGTCAACACGGTAGAGCTGCACGCGAAGTACAAGGCCGATCAACTCAACATCAGCGGATCGCGCACGGCCGAATGGGAGAAGGCGAGGGCGAAGAAAGACCGCCTCATTGAAGCCGCGAAGCGTAGCGGGCGGCTCAAGCGTTCGACCATCAAGCTGATTTCAGGGGCCGGCGTGGGCAAGAAGCTGATGTATTCGGCCACCAGCAAGACCATGAAAGCCGAGATCGAGAAGATCAACAAGCAGTACCTCAAGGAACGGCAAGAGATACATGAGAAGTACCAGCGCCGTGCGTGGGCCGATTGGCTGCGCGCCAAGGCCGCAGAGGGCGACCAGGAGGCGCTAGGGGCGCTGCGCGCCCGCGATGCTGCCCAGGGCCTCAAGGGCAACACCGTGGCCGGCACGGGGCCGCTGCGGCCCCAGGCGGCCGCTGCAGAGCAGGACAGCGTGACGAAGAAGGGCACGATCATCTATCGCGTCGGCCCTACCGCCGTCCGCGACGATGGCGACCGCCTGAAAGTCTCGCGCGGGGCCGACCAGGACGGCATGCAAGCCGCGTTGCGCATGGCAGTGGATCGCTACGGCGACCGCATCAGCGTCGGCGGCACGCCGGCATTCAAAGAGCAGATCGCCCAAGCGGCGGCGGCCTCGAAATTACCCATCACCTTTGACGACGACGCCCTGGAGCGCCGCCGTCAAGAACTACTGACCCAAACAACCACGAAGGAGAACGACCATGACCGAACCGACCGAGGACGAGCTGCTGGAGGCGGCATTAGCGGCAGTGGACCAGCCACTGCCGCAATCCCCGGAGCCGCCCGAGCCGGACAGCCACGAGCCGACGCCGCCGCAGCCGGACGAGCCAGCAAGCCCAACGTTGGCCGCGTTGGACGAAAGCCGCCGCCCCAAAGCCAAAACCGTCTGCGAAGACTGTCCCAACTCGGTGTGGTTCAGCTCGCCAGCGGAAGTGAAGTGCTATTGCCGCGTCATGTTCCTGGTGACGTGGAGCAACAAGGAGCCAAACCAGTTGACGGCCTGCGACGGGATATTTTTGGGCCAGGAAGACTAAGCCCGCAGGTTGCCGCTGCCGCCGACAAATACATAGCGGAGCGGGAAGGCAAGCGCCTTAAAGGATTCGATATACCGAAGCACTCCCGCTATACTGACGGGCAGGACGGGGCCGCGACTTTCGCCGGCATCCGCCAGGTCGAGGGGCAATCACTGGCCCTTCTGAAACGCGGCGAGGAAGTCATGGTGCTGCCAGTTGACGAGCCGACCGCACGACGCCTCAAGCGCCTTGCCGTTGGTGATGCCATCACCGTGACCCCCCAGGGTTCCATCAAAACGACGAAAGGACGTAGCAGATGACAAAAGACAGGTTCAACAACGCGGTAGGGCCGCAGGTACGCGCCGAGAAGGAGGGGCCTGGCAAGGTCATCCCGGCGCTGGCCGTGCTGTCCCTTGGCGGCGGATTGCAGGCTGCTACGCAGTTCTTCGCCCATGACTTCAAGTACCAGGCCGCGCTTGGCGCGCACATCAACCACATTTACCCGCCGTGGGGAATCGTCCAGTGGGCCGGCAAGTGGTACGGCCAGTACCCCGACGCCTTCATGCGCGCCGGAAGCATCGGCGTCACGATTACCGGCGTGGGCCTCATCAGTCTGGTTGTCGCCAAGATGGTGCTGGCGAATTCATCGAAGGTGAACGAGTACCTGCACGGCTCGGCCCGCTGGGCGAACGTCAGGGACATCCAGGCGGCCGGCCTCATCCCGCGTGCGCGGTCGTTCTGGCAGACCATCACCGGCAAGGATGCGGCGGCCAGCTCAGGCGTCTACGTGGGCGCGTGGATCGACAAGAAGGGCAAGCAGCACTACTTGCGCCACAACGGCCCGGAGCATGTGCTTTGCTATGCGCCGACCCGTTCCGGCAAGGGCGTCGGTCTGGTGGTTCCTACGCTGCTGTCCTGGGGCCATAGCGCAGTCATCACCGACCTGAAAGGCGAGCTGTGGGCGCTGACGGCCGGATGGCGGCAGAAGCATGCGAAGAACAAGGTTCTGCGTTTCGAGCCGGCGACGGCCAGCGGTAGCGTTTGCTGGAACCCACTCGATGAAATCCGCCTTGGCACGGAAAACGAAGTGGGCGACGTGCAGAACCTCGCAACGCTGATCGTTGACCCGGACGGCAAGGGCCTCGAATCGCACTGGCAAAAGACCAGCCAGGCGCTGCTTGTCGGCGTGATCCTGCATGCGCTCTACAAGACCAAGGCCGAAGGCACGCCGGCCACGCTGCCCGGCGTCGATGCCATGCTGGCCGACCCCAACCGCGACATTGGCGAGCTGTGGATGGAAATGACCACCTACAGCCACGTAGACGGCCAGGTCCACCCGGTTGTCGGCTCTGCCGCCCGCGACATGATGGACCGGCCCGACGAGGAAGCGGGATCGGTGCTGTCCACCGCCAAGTCCTACTTGGCCCTGTACCGCGATCCCATCGTGGCCCGCAACGTGAGCAAGTCCGAATTCAAGATCAAGGACTTGATGCACCACGACAACGCGGTGAGTCTCTACATCGTCACGCAGCCAAACGACAAGGCCCGCCTGCGGCCGTTGGTGCGGGTCATGGTGAACATGATCGTTCGCCTGCTGGCCGACAAGATGGACTTCGAGAACGGCCGGCCGGTGGCGCACTACAAGCACCGCATGCTGATGATGCTTGACGAGTTCCCCAGCCTGGGGAAGCTCGAAATCATGCAGGAGTCGCTGGCATTCGTG
The window above is part of the Xanthomonas hyacinthi genome. Proteins encoded here:
- a CDS encoding type IV secretory system conjugative DNA transfer family protein, whose amino-acid sequence is MTKDRFNNAVGPQVRAEKEGPGKVIPALAVLSLGGGLQAATQFFAHDFKYQAALGAHINHIYPPWGIVQWAGKWYGQYPDAFMRAGSIGVTITGVGLISLVVAKMVLANSSKVNEYLHGSARWANVRDIQAAGLIPRARSFWQTITGKDAAASSGVYVGAWIDKKGKQHYLRHNGPEHVLCYAPTRSGKGVGLVVPTLLSWGHSAVITDLKGELWALTAGWRQKHAKNKVLRFEPATASGSVCWNPLDEIRLGTENEVGDVQNLATLIVDPDGKGLESHWQKTSQALLVGVILHALYKTKAEGTPATLPGVDAMLADPNRDIGELWMEMTTYSHVDGQVHPVVGSAARDMMDRPDEEAGSVLSTAKSYLALYRDPIVARNVSKSEFKIKDLMHHDNAVSLYIVTQPNDKARLRPLVRVMVNMIVRLLADKMDFENGRPVAHYKHRMLMMLDEFPSLGKLEIMQESLAFVAGYGIKCYLICQDINQLKSRETGYGHDESITSNCHVQNAYPPNRVETAEHLSKLTGQTTVAKEQITTSGRRTSALLGQVSRTIQEVQRPLLTPDECLRMPGPVKTEGGDIAKAGDMVVYVAGYPAIYGKQPLYFQDPTFQARAAIPAPKNSDKLRNSFVAPAGEGITI
- the traI gene encoding TraI/MobA(P) family conjugative relaxase; translated protein: MIAKHVSMKTVQKSDFAGLVKYITDEQAKNERVGYVAVTNCHTDRPEVAITEVLNTQAQNTRSGADKTYHLIVSFRPGEQPDDATLKAIEARICEGLGFGEHQRVSAVHHDTDNLHIHIAINKIHPTRYTILEPFNAYHTLGQLCEKLEREYGLERDNHQGNKLVSEGRAQDMERHAGVESLQGWVKRECAADMQAAQSWEALHQVMRDNGLELRERGNGFVIQAADGLAVKASSIGREFSKAKLEERLGTFEPSAEHVERAAQKPRKQYDKKPVRSRVNTVELHAKYKADQLNISGSRTAEWEKARAKKDRLIEAAKRSGRLKRSTIKLISGAGVGKKLMYSATSKTMKAEIEKINKQYLKERQEIHEKYQRRAWADWLRAKAAEGDQEALGALRARDAAQGLKGNTVAGTGPLRPQAAAAEQDSVTKKGTIIYRVGPTAVRDDGDRLKVSRGADQDGMQAALRMAVDRYGDRISVGGTPAFKEQIAQAAAASKLPITFDDDALERRRQELLTQTTTKENDHDRTDRGRAAGGGISGSGPATAAIPGAARAGQPRADAAAAGRASKPNVGRVGRKPPPQSQNRLRRLSQLGVVQLASGSEVLLPRHVPGDVEQQGAKPVDGLRRDIFGPGRLSPQVAAAADKYIAEREGKRLKGFDIPKHSRYTDGQDGAATFAGIRQVEGQSLALLKRGEEVMVLPVDEPTARRLKRLAVGDAITVTPQGSIKTTKGRSR